Proteins encoded by one window of Cannabis sativa cultivar Pink pepper isolate KNU-18-1 chromosome 4, ASM2916894v1, whole genome shotgun sequence:
- the LOC115712806 gene encoding protein FLX-like 3 isoform X1, producing the protein MKRSKPRPLNKSSSYFDEFSNSRKKLRCGGKSESVTGLSQVLNFQNSCKFLIMAWRTQIPHHPDSFREFHDDRRPIMSRGQGSLPIHPTGLEEERELQHRDMRRIISENRVVIDDNTLLQRDVTAVKDEIRRLGQVVLPLRTEKDARARDLMEKVRKLEADLKATEPIKTEVVQLRAEIQQLNSMRQDMSAQVQGLTKVVNRLQAENQQLVSLKTDVDLVRKDVFEARRVHEYEKSINQEQVEQNQAMEKNLIFMAREIEKLREEKQNAERQYSERRAQAQGLGSWGYDTLNGSPERRYAGLASGDRYASSLRYYDQQVPPRR; encoded by the exons ATGAAAAGAAGCAAGCCCAGGCCCTTAAACAAGTCTTCTTCATACTTTGATGAATTCTCGAATAGCAGAAAGAAACTGAGGTGTGGAGGAAAATCGGAGTCAGTCACCGGACTTTCTCAAGTTTTGAACT TTCAGAATTcctgtaaattcttgatcatgGCTTGGAGGACTCAAATTCCTCACCACCCTGACAGTTTTAGAGAATTTCATGATGATCGTCGGCCTATTATGAGCCGAGGACAAGGGTCGCTGCCTATTCACCCCACTGGTTTAGAAGAAGAGCGTGAGCTACAACATAGAGATATGAGGAGGATTATTTCTGAGAATCGAGTTGTAATTGATGATAACACCCTCCTTCAAAGGGATGTGACTGCTGTAAAAGATGAGATCCGTAGATTGGGTCAGGTTGTACTACCTCTTCGCACAGAGAAGGATGCACGGGCTAGAGATTTAATGGAAAAAGTACGAAAGCTAGAAGCTGATCTCAAAGCGACTGAGCCTATAAAGACAGAGGTTGTCCAGTTAAGAGCTGAAATTCAGCAATTAAATTCTATGCGGCAGGATATGTCTGCTCAAGTCCAGGGCCTCACAAAAGTTGTTAATCGACTGCAAGCTGAGAATCAGCAACTAGTTTCTCTAAAAACAGATGTTGATCTGGTTCGCAAAGATGTTTTCGAGGCAAG GAGGGTTCATGAATATGAGAAATCAATAAACCAAGAACAGGTTGAACAGAACCAAGCAATGGAAAAGAACCTCATTTTCATGGCTCGTGAAATAGAAAAATTACGTGAAGAGAAGCAAAATGCAGAAAGGCAATACTCAGAACGAAGGGCACAAGCACAAGGGCTAG GTAGCTGGGGTTACGACACATTGAATGGAAGCCCCGAAAGAAGATATGCAGGCTTGGCATCTGGTGATCGATATGCCAGCAGTTTGAGATATTATGATCAGCAAGTCCCACCTCGACGATGA
- the LOC115712806 gene encoding protein FLX-like 3 isoform X2 → MAWRTQIPHHPDSFREFHDDRRPIMSRGQGSLPIHPTGLEEERELQHRDMRRIISENRVVIDDNTLLQRDVTAVKDEIRRLGQVVLPLRTEKDARARDLMEKVRKLEADLKATEPIKTEVVQLRAEIQQLNSMRQDMSAQVQGLTKVVNRLQAENQQLVSLKTDVDLVRKDVFEARRVHEYEKSINQEQVEQNQAMEKNLIFMAREIEKLREEKQNAERQYSERRAQAQGLGSWGYDTLNGSPERRYAGLASGDRYASSLRYYDQQVPPRR, encoded by the exons atgGCTTGGAGGACTCAAATTCCTCACCACCCTGACAGTTTTAGAGAATTTCATGATGATCGTCGGCCTATTATGAGCCGAGGACAAGGGTCGCTGCCTATTCACCCCACTGGTTTAGAAGAAGAGCGTGAGCTACAACATAGAGATATGAGGAGGATTATTTCTGAGAATCGAGTTGTAATTGATGATAACACCCTCCTTCAAAGGGATGTGACTGCTGTAAAAGATGAGATCCGTAGATTGGGTCAGGTTGTACTACCTCTTCGCACAGAGAAGGATGCACGGGCTAGAGATTTAATGGAAAAAGTACGAAAGCTAGAAGCTGATCTCAAAGCGACTGAGCCTATAAAGACAGAGGTTGTCCAGTTAAGAGCTGAAATTCAGCAATTAAATTCTATGCGGCAGGATATGTCTGCTCAAGTCCAGGGCCTCACAAAAGTTGTTAATCGACTGCAAGCTGAGAATCAGCAACTAGTTTCTCTAAAAACAGATGTTGATCTGGTTCGCAAAGATGTTTTCGAGGCAAG GAGGGTTCATGAATATGAGAAATCAATAAACCAAGAACAGGTTGAACAGAACCAAGCAATGGAAAAGAACCTCATTTTCATGGCTCGTGAAATAGAAAAATTACGTGAAGAGAAGCAAAATGCAGAAAGGCAATACTCAGAACGAAGGGCACAAGCACAAGGGCTAG GTAGCTGGGGTTACGACACATTGAATGGAAGCCCCGAAAGAAGATATGCAGGCTTGGCATCTGGTGATCGATATGCCAGCAGTTTGAGATATTATGATCAGCAAGTCCCACCTCGACGATGA
- the LOC115712805 gene encoding homocysteine S-methyltransferase 1, whose product MGIGKTTPFEDLIEKAGGCAVVDGGFATQLEKHGADINDPLWSALCLIKDPHLIKKVHKEYLEAGADILVTSSYQATLPGFVSRGLSIEEGELLLRRSVKLALEARDSFWDSMKNKHGGHAYNRALVAASIGSYGAYLADGSEYSGSYGSNVGLDKLKDFHRKRLQILVEAGPDLLAFETIPNKLEAQACVELLEEENIKIPSWICFSSVDGENAPSGESFKECLNVINKCDKVKAVGINCAPPQFIEDLILKLNKLTDKAIVVYPNSGEVWDGRDKKWLPSKCFNNDKFECFATRWRDSGAKLIGGCCRTTPSTVQAISKALKEKL is encoded by the exons ATGGGAATTGGGAAAACGACACCGTTTGAAGATCTTATAGAAAAAGCTGGAGGTTGTGCGGTGGTGGACGGTGGTTTCGCCACCCAACTTGAAAAACACGGCGCAGACATTAATGATCCTCTTTGGAGTGCTCTCTGTCTCATCAAAGACCCTCATCTAATCAAAAAA gttCACAAGGAATATCTTGAAGCCGGTGCTGACATTTTGGTCACTTCTTCATACCAG gCTACACTTCCTGGATTTGTTTCGAGGGGACTTTCTATTGAAGAAGGGGAATTGTTATTGAGAAGGAGTGTGAAATTGGCCTTAGAAGCTAGAGATAGTTTTtgggattccatgaaaaataaaCATGGTGGTCATGCTTATAACAGAGCTTTGGTTGCAGCCTCCATTGGTAGTTATGGAGCTTATCTTGCTGATGGTTCTGAATATAG TGGGAGTTATGGATCAAATGTTGGTTTGGATAAGCTCAAAGATTTCCATAGAAAAAGATTGCAGATTCTTGTTGAGGCAGGCCCTGACTTGCTGGCTTTTGAGACCATTCCCAATAAGTTAGAGGCTCAG GCTTGTGTAGAATTGCTTGAAGAAGAAAACATCAAAATACCATCTTGGATTTGCTTTAGCTCTGTTGATGGAGAGAATGCCCCATCAGGAGAGAGTTTTAAGGAATGTCTTAATGTTATAAACAAGTGTGATAAAGTTAAGGCTGTGGGAATTAACTGTGCTCCTCCTCAATTTATTGAAGATCTCATTTTGAAACTCAATAAG TTAACAGACAAAGCcattgttgtttacccaaatagTGGTGAGGTGTGGGATGGTAGAGATAAGAAATGGCTG CCTTCGAAGTGTTTTAACAACGATAAGTTCGAATGTTTTGCAACGAGATGGCGTGATTCCGGGGCTAAACTAATCGGAGGATGTTGTCGGACGACACCTTCCACCGTTCAAGCCATTTCAAAGGCTTTGAAAGAAAAGCTCTAA